The following coding sequences lie in one Cryomorphaceae bacterium genomic window:
- the tcmP gene encoding three-Cys-motif partner protein TcmP — MPSKDIHLEPFDKGTIAKLEMFEAYAQEWIPTVVLHGFPEIHIFDFFSGPGYDAEKIAGSSIRVLEKIDSFLGQIFQKKTKITLHFNEYDSKKYQLLQKNCEDFLEEHPKFKHFAQINYYNQDAGELFFELLPAMDKYPSLVFLDQNGIKFISKEYITALEKLNTLDFLYYVSSSYFKRLGLTDEFKRVLDFDPEELEKTSQKLMHRAVLGKIESRLPKSTDLKLFPYSIKKGPNIYGIIFGAKHFRAVDKFLRIAWSTNQINGEANFDIDDDQKKGQLDMFDGQKMTKIESFQHELEEKLLNGELKSNKDVLLFTFERGHIPKHTQPVFKKLKTRIQYEGIAPKVNYDNVFKKKVIVEYSIKE; from the coding sequence AACTATAGCAAAACTTGAAATGTTCGAAGCATATGCGCAAGAATGGATTCCAACCGTTGTATTGCACGGCTTTCCAGAAATCCACATTTTCGATTTTTTCTCTGGTCCAGGCTACGATGCTGAGAAGATCGCAGGAAGCTCTATTCGGGTACTCGAAAAAATTGATTCATTTTTAGGACAGATTTTCCAAAAGAAGACGAAAATCACATTGCATTTCAATGAATATGATTCAAAGAAATACCAGCTTTTGCAGAAAAACTGTGAAGATTTTCTCGAAGAGCATCCGAAGTTCAAGCATTTTGCACAGATCAACTATTACAATCAGGATGCAGGGGAATTATTTTTTGAATTGCTTCCGGCTATGGATAAATATCCCTCATTGGTTTTCCTTGATCAAAATGGGATTAAGTTTATCTCAAAAGAGTATATCACCGCATTAGAGAAGCTCAATACATTAGATTTCTTGTATTATGTTTCCTCTTCCTACTTTAAGCGACTTGGTCTGACTGATGAGTTTAAAAGGGTTCTGGATTTTGATCCGGAAGAACTTGAGAAAACAAGTCAGAAGCTTATGCATCGGGCAGTGTTAGGGAAAATCGAGTCTCGTCTACCCAAATCAACCGATCTCAAATTGTTTCCCTATTCGATTAAAAAAGGCCCAAATATCTATGGTATCATCTTCGGTGCGAAACACTTTCGGGCTGTTGATAAATTCCTGAGAATTGCCTGGAGTACGAATCAGATCAACGGAGAAGCTAATTTTGATATTGATGATGATCAGAAAAAAGGTCAATTGGATATGTTTGACGGACAGAAAATGACAAAGATTGAGAGCTTTCAGCATGAACTTGAAGAGAAACTATTGAATGGAGAATTGAAATCAAATAAAGACGTACTTCTTTTTACTTTTGAACGCGGTCATATACCGAAGCACACGCAACCCGTATTTAAAAAGTTGAAAACACGGATACAATATGAAGGTATAGCTCCTAAAGTAAACTATGACAATGTATTTAAGAAAAAGGTCATTGTCGAATACAGCATAAAAGAGTAA